From the genome of Virgibacillus proomii, one region includes:
- a CDS encoding fructosamine kinase family protein — protein MKQLFRHALQQAGISSRLLNVRRISGGSINEAYVAQTEQGSYFIKYHRNAPERFFTLEAKGLQLIKSKNTIDVPEVINYSDEKGKAFLVLEWISGSKHSQTDKRLGERLAALHQTRGKKHGFHESTFIGTLQQPNGYYTNWLEYYRDRRLSSQLRLGIENNHINGKRRSKLEKLLSELECWIPNNIPPSYLHGDLWGGNWIVGQNGVPFLIDPSFLYGDRHFDLAFTEVFGGFSEAFYQAYEACYPTDRYYEDCKPLYQLYYLLVHLNLFGEIYGSDVDKIVNYYIGD, from the coding sequence ATGAAGCAGCTTTTTCGGCACGCTTTACAACAAGCTGGCATCTCAAGTCGGTTATTAAATGTGAGACGAATATCAGGCGGGTCAATCAATGAAGCGTATGTTGCCCAGACAGAGCAGGGAAGCTATTTTATCAAGTATCATCGAAATGCACCTGAGCGTTTCTTTACACTTGAAGCAAAAGGACTGCAATTAATCAAATCGAAGAATACGATTGATGTTCCGGAAGTAATTAACTATTCAGATGAAAAAGGGAAAGCCTTTCTTGTACTGGAATGGATCAGTGGTAGCAAGCATTCACAAACAGATAAACGATTAGGTGAACGTTTGGCAGCACTGCATCAAACAAGGGGAAAAAAACATGGTTTTCATGAATCGACATTTATTGGAACATTACAGCAGCCAAATGGCTACTATACAAACTGGCTGGAATATTATCGAGATCGTCGCTTGAGCTCCCAATTAAGGCTAGGAATAGAAAACAATCATATCAACGGAAAACGGAGAAGCAAGCTGGAAAAATTACTTTCTGAATTAGAATGTTGGATACCCAATAATATTCCTCCGTCTTATCTGCACGGAGACTTATGGGGAGGCAATTGGATAGTTGGACAGAACGGAGTCCCCTTTCTGATTGATCCGTCATTTCTATATGGAGATAGACATTTTGATCTAGCATTTACCGAAGTATTTGGCGGTTTTTCAGAGGCCTTTTATCAAGCATATGAAGCATGCTATCCAACCGATCGCTATTATGAGGATTGTAAGCCACTTTATCAACTTTATTACTTACTTGTCCATTTAAATTTATTTGGTGAAATTTATGGATCGGACGTAGATAAAATAGTAAATTATTATATTGGGGATTGA